In a genomic window of Candidatus Microthrix parvicella Bio17-1:
- the carB gene encoding carbamoyl-phosphate synthase large subunit, producing the protein MPRRNDLESILLIGSGPIVIGQACEFDYSGTQACRVLREEGYRVILANSNPATIMTDPDFADATYVEPLDVEVLTAILERERPDAVLATLGGQTALNLAMELHEAGTLDRLGIELIGANAESIATAEDRSQFKDAMIEIGLSVPASGVAHDLAESEVIAAELGLPVIIRPAYILGGKGTGIASTPEEFTRLALRGLEASPISEILIEQSILGWKEFELEVMRDAADNCVIVCSIENLDPMGVHTGDSITVAPVQTLSDVEYQTMRNAAFACIRRVGVETGGSNVQFAVNPANGELVVIEMNPRVSRSSALASKATGFPIAKIAARLAVGYTLDEIPNDITEKTPACFEPVIDYVVTKIPRWNFEKFPGVPEVLGTQMQAVGEVMSIGRTFAESLQKAMRSLESGHLGLGADPTEDALARVGDAELAGRVGVGTPERIFEVGEALRRGWGVERVAELTAIDPWFLDEMLTIYEERPTLRAATAESLDRRGWRRAKRLGYADAQLAHIWGVEESTVRSARLAAGVVPTYKTVDTCAAEFEADTPYHYSTWEDETEVRPSENPRVLILGSGPNRIGQGIEFDYCCVHASFALRDAGYDTVMVNCNPETVSTDYDTSTRLYFEPLTLEDVQSVIDAESEAGPVAGVIVSLGGQTPLKLAGDLPEELILGTSPASIDLAEDRNRWGALCAQLEIPQPPGGTATTLEGALGVTERIGYPALVRPSYVLGGRAMEIVYDDDDLARAWGALTQEGSLGREGGLSADRPVLVDRFLEDATEVDVDAIRDASGDVIIGGIMEHVEEAGVHSGDSACIIPPVTLGDGVIDVLSDATRRIATALDVKGLINVQFAVKRTGNHPDAAQVFVIEANPRASRTVPFVAKATGRPLVKIAARVMAGATLAELREDGLLGDVSSGDHYAVKEAVLPFNRFPEADPLPGPEMRSTGEVMGIDLTPGLAFAKAQLAAGDHLPTDGCVFLSLADRDKPAGMDVARGLVGLGFELMATGGTALALEEAGIAVTSRITKVADSDDGVEGPTAPELIADGDIGLVINTPRGRGPRADGHEIREAAGRHNVPLMTTVSAASAAVRGMSDQLAHPLRVRTLQEYQAGIDRDDLDRDDPARAESSDDDSNRGGEPGDRR; encoded by the coding sequence ATGCCCCGTCGTAACGACCTCGAGTCGATCCTGCTGATCGGTTCCGGGCCGATCGTCATCGGTCAGGCATGTGAGTTTGACTATTCGGGCACCCAGGCCTGCCGCGTGCTGCGGGAGGAGGGGTACCGGGTGATTCTGGCCAACTCCAATCCGGCCACGATCATGACCGACCCCGACTTTGCCGACGCCACCTACGTGGAGCCCCTCGATGTGGAGGTGCTGACCGCCATCCTCGAGCGGGAGCGCCCCGACGCGGTGCTGGCCACGCTGGGTGGGCAGACGGCGCTGAACCTGGCGATGGAGCTGCACGAGGCCGGCACGCTCGACCGCCTGGGCATCGAGTTGATCGGCGCCAACGCCGAGTCGATCGCCACCGCCGAGGATCGCTCGCAGTTCAAGGACGCCATGATCGAGATCGGGCTCAGCGTGCCCGCCTCGGGCGTGGCCCACGACCTGGCCGAATCCGAGGTGATTGCGGCCGAACTCGGGCTGCCGGTGATCATCCGTCCCGCCTACATCCTCGGTGGCAAGGGCACCGGCATCGCCTCGACCCCCGAAGAGTTCACCCGCCTGGCCCTGCGCGGCCTTGAGGCCAGCCCGATCTCGGAGATCCTGATCGAGCAGTCGATCCTTGGCTGGAAGGAGTTTGAGCTCGAGGTGATGCGCGACGCCGCCGACAACTGCGTGATCGTGTGCTCGATCGAGAACCTCGACCCGATGGGGGTGCACACCGGCGACTCGATCACCGTCGCCCCGGTTCAGACCCTGTCCGACGTCGAGTATCAGACGATGCGAAACGCCGCCTTCGCCTGCATCCGCCGGGTGGGCGTGGAGACCGGCGGGTCCAACGTGCAGTTCGCCGTCAACCCGGCCAACGGCGAGCTGGTGGTGATCGAGATGAACCCGCGGGTCAGCCGGTCCTCCGCGTTGGCAAGCAAGGCCACCGGCTTTCCGATCGCCAAGATCGCAGCCCGATTGGCGGTCGGGTACACGTTGGACGAGATCCCCAACGACATCACCGAGAAGACCCCGGCGTGTTTCGAGCCGGTGATCGACTACGTCGTCACCAAGATTCCCCGCTGGAATTTTGAGAAGTTCCCCGGCGTTCCCGAGGTGCTGGGCACGCAGATGCAGGCGGTGGGCGAGGTGATGTCCATCGGCCGCACCTTCGCCGAGTCGTTGCAAAAGGCGATGCGCAGCCTGGAGAGTGGCCATCTGGGCCTGGGGGCCGATCCCACCGAGGACGCATTGGCCCGCGTCGGCGACGCTGAACTGGCCGGGCGCGTCGGCGTCGGAACCCCCGAGCGGATCTTCGAGGTGGGAGAGGCGCTCCGCCGCGGCTGGGGCGTGGAGCGGGTTGCCGAGCTGACGGCGATCGACCCGTGGTTCCTCGACGAGATGTTGACGATCTACGAGGAGCGCCCGACGCTGCGGGCGGCGACCGCCGAATCGCTCGACCGCAGGGGGTGGCGCCGTGCGAAGCGGCTGGGCTACGCCGACGCCCAGCTGGCCCACATCTGGGGCGTCGAGGAGTCCACCGTTCGCTCGGCCCGGCTGGCCGCGGGGGTGGTGCCCACCTACAAGACGGTGGACACCTGTGCCGCCGAGTTTGAGGCTGACACCCCGTATCACTACAGCACCTGGGAGGACGAGACCGAGGTGCGCCCGTCCGAGAACCCCCGGGTGTTGATCCTCGGTTCGGGGCCCAACCGAATCGGCCAGGGCATCGAGTTCGACTATTGCTGCGTGCATGCCAGCTTTGCCCTGCGCGACGCGGGGTACGACACCGTGATGGTGAACTGCAACCCCGAGACGGTTTCGACCGACTACGACACCTCCACGCGTCTCTACTTCGAACCGCTCACGTTGGAGGACGTCCAGTCGGTGATCGATGCCGAGTCGGAGGCGGGTCCGGTGGCCGGGGTGATCGTCTCGCTCGGTGGGCAGACTCCGCTGAAGCTGGCGGGAGACCTGCCCGAGGAGCTGATCCTGGGTACCTCGCCCGCATCGATCGACCTGGCGGAGGATCGCAATCGCTGGGGTGCGCTGTGCGCCCAGCTCGAGATTCCCCAGCCGCCGGGGGGCACGGCGACCACGCTGGAGGGCGCACTCGGCGTCACCGAGCGCATCGGCTACCCGGCCCTGGTCCGGCCCAGCTACGTGCTGGGCGGACGGGCGATGGAGATCGTCTACGACGACGACGACCTGGCCCGGGCGTGGGGCGCGTTGACCCAGGAGGGCTCGCTCGGGCGCGAGGGCGGCCTGTCGGCCGACCGGCCCGTGCTCGTCGATCGCTTCCTCGAGGACGCCACCGAGGTGGACGTCGATGCCATCAGGGACGCATCCGGTGACGTGATCATCGGCGGCATCATGGAGCACGTCGAGGAGGCCGGGGTGCACTCGGGCGACTCGGCCTGCATCATCCCGCCGGTCACCCTGGGCGACGGCGTCATCGACGTGCTGAGCGATGCCACCCGGCGAATTGCCACGGCTCTCGACGTCAAAGGTCTGATCAACGTGCAGTTCGCGGTCAAGCGAACCGGCAACCATCCCGACGCGGCCCAGGTGTTCGTGATCGAGGCCAACCCCCGCGCCAGCCGCACCGTGCCGTTCGTTGCCAAAGCCACCGGCCGACCGCTGGTCAAGATCGCGGCGCGGGTGATGGCCGGCGCCACCCTCGCCGAGTTGCGTGAGGATGGCCTGTTGGGCGACGTGTCGTCGGGCGATCACTATGCCGTCAAAGAGGCGGTGTTGCCGTTCAACCGGTTCCCCGAGGCCGACCCGCTTCCGGGCCCCGAAATGCGCTCGACCGGCGAGGTGATGGGCATCGACCTCACCCCCGGCCTGGCGTTCGCCAAGGCTCAACTGGCCGCCGGTGACCACCTGCCCACCGACGGCTGCGTGTTCCTCTCACTGGCCGACCGGGACAAGCCGGCCGGCATGGACGTGGCACGGGGGCTGGTGGGCCTGGGTTTCGAGCTGATGGCCACCGGCGGCACGGCGCTGGCCCTCGAGGAGGCCGGCATCGCCGTGACGAGCCGGATCACCAAGGTTGCAGACAGCGACGACGGCGTTGAGGGCCCCACCGCACCGGAACTGATCGCCGACGGCGACATCGGTCTGGTGATCAACACCCCACGCGGCCGTGGGCCCCGCGCTGACGGCCACGAGATTCGCGAGGCGGCCGGACGCCACAACGTGCCGTTGATGACCACCGTGTCGGCCGCGTCGGCCGCCGTGCGCGGCATGTCCGACCAACTTGCGCACCCCCTGCGGGTCCGGACGCTTCAGGAGTACCAGGCGGGGATCGACCGGGACGACCTCGACCGGGACGACCCGGCACGTGCCGAGTCGAGCGACGATGATTCCAACCGCGGTGGGGAGCCCGGCGATCGTCGCTGA
- the rpoZ gene encoding DNA-directed RNA polymerase subunit omega, protein MSNRHDTMIEPQVEGLLERAGSKFSLVTLASRRARQINNYVHELGRTSGGSIPPQVASNAAKPLSIAFEEIAADKILAVNAPGRANPEGVELDEEGHVVHPGNVGANDDDSATPVS, encoded by the coding sequence ATGAGCAACCGCCACGACACCATGATCGAACCCCAGGTTGAAGGGCTACTCGAACGGGCCGGCTCCAAGTTCTCCCTGGTCACCCTGGCATCCCGCCGAGCCCGGCAGATCAACAACTACGTTCACGAGCTGGGACGGACCAGCGGTGGATCCATTCCGCCCCAGGTTGCGTCGAACGCCGCCAAGCCGCTGTCGATCGCCTTTGAAGAGATCGCCGCCGACAAGATCCTGGCGGTGAACGCACCCGGCCGGGCAAACCCGGAGGGTGTCGAGCTGGACGAAGAGGGCCACGTGGTCCATCCGGGCAACGTCGGTGCCAACGACGACGATTCGGCCACGCCGGTCAGCTGA
- a CDS encoding class I SAM-dependent methyltransferase: MNQQYFSSKPDSRRRPREVEVVLDGDRLSFTTDAGVFSPGRLDLGSATLLALAPPADAEARVLVDLGAGWGPLSVALARRHPTATVWAVETNDRARELCSANAQRHAPGRVRTVGPDNGPDEPIDLLWSNPPVRIGKDELYRLLDSWLDRLAPNGLAVLVMSKNLGGDSLHRHLEERGHPVERLGSKAGYRVLAVRPTNSIIGA; the protein is encoded by the coding sequence GTGAACCAGCAGTACTTCAGCTCCAAGCCCGATTCCCGACGTCGCCCCCGGGAGGTGGAGGTGGTGCTCGACGGTGACCGCCTGAGCTTCACCACCGATGCCGGGGTGTTCTCGCCGGGTCGTCTCGACCTGGGCTCGGCCACGCTGTTGGCTCTGGCGCCGCCCGCCGACGCCGAAGCCCGCGTTCTGGTCGACCTTGGCGCGGGCTGGGGTCCGCTGAGCGTCGCCCTGGCACGCCGTCACCCCACCGCCACGGTGTGGGCGGTGGAGACCAACGATCGAGCGCGTGAACTCTGTTCCGCCAACGCTCAGCGCCACGCACCGGGCCGGGTGCGCACGGTGGGGCCCGACAACGGCCCCGACGAACCGATCGACCTGCTGTGGTCCAATCCCCCGGTTCGCATCGGCAAGGACGAGCTGTACCGGTTGCTCGACTCGTGGCTCGACCGGCTTGCCCCGAATGGCCTCGCGGTGCTGGTGATGAGCAAGAACCTGGGCGGCGACTCACTGCATCGGCACCTGGAGGAGCGCGGCCATCCGGTGGAACGACTGGGTTCCAAGGCCGGGTACCGGGTGTTGGCCGTGCGTCCGACGAACTCGATCATCGGCGCCTGA
- the coaBC gene encoding bifunctional phosphopantothenoylcysteine decarboxylase/phosphopantothenate--cysteine ligase CoaBC, which translates to MSASESGNHPPLAGKHVVLGVTGGIAAYKAVELCRRLIDAGAYVAPVLTEGAQRFIGAATFAALASEPAQTRLFDGHHPIPHTRLGQRTDLVLVAPATARLLSDLATGRSDDLLMATLLATEAPVMVAPAMHTEMWRHPAVVDNLALLRRRGVHVVDPEAGRLAGGDVGEGRLAAPAHIAARVTELLLGAAGGPTAGPLAGRRVLVSAGGTQEAIDPVRYLANRSTGKQGHALAEEAHRRGAEVTLVTTSTIESSPGIERHQVTSAAQMADAVFAAAAATDLVIMAAAVADFTPATVATSKLKKTDGTPSIELVPTVDILAELGRRRTPHQILVGFAAETNDVEANAKAKLERKGVDLLVANDVGAEGVGFAHDTNEVLILSRSGARVRVPLTDKVAVAGRVLDAAAAAFSHPPDPAGTSA; encoded by the coding sequence GTGTCGGCGTCAGAGTCGGGCAATCACCCACCACTTGCGGGCAAGCACGTGGTACTCGGCGTCACCGGTGGCATCGCCGCGTACAAGGCGGTGGAACTCTGCCGGCGTCTGATCGACGCCGGCGCGTACGTCGCACCGGTGCTGACCGAGGGCGCTCAGCGTTTCATCGGTGCGGCCACCTTCGCTGCGCTGGCGTCGGAACCGGCGCAGACCAGGTTGTTCGACGGTCACCATCCAATCCCGCACACCAGGCTGGGTCAACGCACCGATCTGGTGTTGGTTGCGCCCGCCACGGCTCGGCTGCTGTCCGATTTGGCCACGGGCAGATCGGACGACCTGCTCATGGCCACGCTGTTGGCCACCGAGGCGCCCGTCATGGTGGCCCCTGCGATGCACACCGAGATGTGGCGGCACCCGGCGGTGGTCGACAACCTGGCGCTGCTTCGGCGTCGCGGGGTGCACGTGGTGGACCCCGAGGCCGGCCGGCTGGCCGGTGGCGATGTCGGCGAGGGACGCCTGGCGGCGCCCGCGCACATTGCGGCCCGGGTGACCGAACTCCTGTTGGGCGCCGCAGGGGGCCCGACCGCCGGACCACTTGCCGGGCGCCGGGTGCTGGTCAGCGCCGGTGGAACCCAGGAGGCCATCGACCCGGTGCGGTACCTCGCAAACCGATCGACGGGCAAGCAGGGCCACGCCCTGGCGGAGGAGGCGCACCGTCGGGGCGCCGAGGTCACGCTGGTGACCACGTCGACCATCGAATCCTCGCCGGGCATCGAACGCCATCAGGTGACCTCGGCGGCCCAGATGGCCGATGCGGTGTTCGCCGCGGCCGCAGCGACGGACCTGGTGATCATGGCGGCGGCCGTCGCCGACTTCACCCCGGCGACGGTGGCCACCTCCAAGCTCAAGAAGACCGACGGGACGCCCAGCATCGAACTGGTCCCGACCGTTGACATCCTGGCCGAGCTTGGGCGACGACGGACACCTCATCAGATCCTGGTTGGCTTCGCTGCGGAGACCAACGACGTCGAGGCCAACGCCAAGGCCAAACTCGAACGCAAGGGCGTCGACCTGCTGGTCGCCAACGACGTCGGCGCCGAGGGCGTGGGGTTCGCTCACGACACCAACGAGGTGCTCATCCTCAGCCGCTCCGGTGCGCGCGTTCGGGTGCCGTTAACCGACAAGGTTGCGGTGGCCGGCCGGGTTCTGGATGCGGCGGCTGCGGCGTTTTCCCACCCGCCCGACCCGGCTGGAACCTCGGCCTGA
- a CDS encoding dihydroorotate dehydrogenase: MIPTAVGSPAIVAEPPTVDLTTTVGGVSLPNPVMCAAGTAGHGAELSAFVDLSRLGAVVVKSLSVDPWPGNPAPRVHPLSTGMINSVGLEGPGLAAWADAELPQLQRAGARVVVSIWGRSIEDYAEAAEALAVLVGRHDQPGAIVALEVNLSCPNLAGKSMFAHDAPAAAQVMAATAVAGLPRWAKLSPNTDRLVQVATACAEAGADAVTLTNTLLGLVIDIETRRPVLGGGGGGVSGPGMGPIAVRAVWDVARALPQLPIIGAGGVCDADSAVQLLMAGASAVQVGTATFADPRAPQRVLDDLTRWCHDHGVTSVAELCGASHR, encoded by the coding sequence ATGATTCCAACCGCGGTGGGGAGCCCGGCGATCGTCGCTGAGCCGCCGACCGTCGACCTGACCACCACCGTTGGCGGCGTGAGCCTGCCGAACCCGGTGATGTGTGCCGCCGGCACCGCGGGTCATGGTGCCGAGCTGAGCGCATTCGTCGACCTGTCGCGTCTCGGCGCCGTGGTGGTGAAGTCGCTGTCGGTCGACCCGTGGCCCGGAAACCCCGCACCCAGGGTGCATCCGCTCAGCACCGGCATGATCAACTCGGTGGGTCTGGAAGGGCCCGGTTTGGCAGCCTGGGCCGACGCTGAGCTGCCGCAGCTGCAGCGAGCGGGCGCCCGGGTGGTCGTGTCGATCTGGGGCCGCAGCATTGAGGACTACGCCGAGGCCGCCGAGGCCCTGGCGGTCCTGGTCGGCCGGCACGATCAGCCCGGGGCGATCGTTGCCCTCGAGGTCAACCTGTCGTGTCCCAACCTGGCCGGCAAGTCGATGTTCGCCCACGACGCACCGGCCGCAGCACAGGTGATGGCGGCCACGGCGGTTGCCGGCCTGCCCCGTTGGGCCAAGCTGTCACCCAACACCGACCGGCTGGTGCAGGTGGCGACCGCGTGCGCCGAGGCCGGGGCCGACGCCGTCACGCTCACCAACACGCTGCTGGGCCTGGTCATCGACATCGAGACCCGCCGTCCGGTGCTGGGCGGGGGCGGGGGAGGGGTGTCGGGCCCTGGCATGGGTCCCATCGCGGTGCGGGCCGTGTGGGACGTGGCCCGCGCCTTGCCGCAGCTGCCGATCATCGGCGCCGGGGGCGTGTGCGACGCCGATTCGGCCGTCCAGCTGCTGATGGCCGGTGCCTCGGCGGTGCAGGTGGGCACGGCCACCTTCGCCGACCCCCGGGCCCCCCAGCGGGTGCTCGACGACCTCACACGTTGGTGCCACGATCACGGCGTCACCTCGGTTGCCGAGCTGTGCGGGGCCTCCCATCGGTAG
- the metK gene encoding methionine adenosyltransferase: MAKWTFTSESVTEGHPDKMADQISDSVLDALLTQDPDSRVACETMVTTGLAIVAGEISTKAYVDIQSIVRQTIRDIGYDREDVGYDGSTCGVLVAIDEQSSDIAQGVDDSEEVRSGTAGEEDQLDQQGAGDQGMMFGYACDETPELMPLPINTAHRLAERMAEVRKAGTIPYLRPDAKTQVTFEYEDGQAVALKTVLISTQHNEGVDRDADIRPDLIESVINPTIPEQFRGDDFEVFVNPTGRFVIGGPVGDAGLTGRKIIVDTYGGSARHGGGAFSGKDPSKVDRSAAYATRWVAKNVVASGAATRCEVQVAYAIGMAHPISILVETFGTETVENAKIEAAVRDIFDLRPGAIVRDLDLRRPIYRETAAYGHFGRTGDGFTWELTNRADDLRSALGL; the protein is encoded by the coding sequence GTGGCCAAGTGGACATTCACGTCAGAGTCGGTGACCGAGGGTCACCCCGACAAGATGGCCGACCAGATCTCCGACTCGGTGCTCGACGCCCTCCTGACTCAGGATCCCGATTCACGCGTGGCCTGCGAGACGATGGTGACCACCGGCCTGGCCATCGTCGCCGGCGAGATCTCCACCAAGGCCTACGTCGACATTCAGTCGATCGTTCGCCAGACCATCCGTGACATCGGCTACGACCGCGAGGACGTCGGCTACGACGGCTCCACCTGTGGCGTTCTGGTGGCCATCGACGAGCAGTCGTCCGACATCGCTCAGGGCGTCGACGATTCCGAGGAGGTGCGTTCGGGCACCGCCGGCGAGGAGGATCAGCTCGACCAGCAGGGTGCGGGCGACCAGGGCATGATGTTCGGTTACGCCTGCGACGAAACCCCAGAGCTGATGCCGCTGCCGATCAACACGGCGCACCGCCTGGCCGAGCGCATGGCCGAGGTTCGCAAGGCGGGCACCATTCCGTACCTGCGCCCCGACGCCAAAACCCAGGTCACCTTCGAGTACGAGGACGGTCAGGCGGTCGCCCTGAAGACCGTACTGATCTCCACCCAACACAACGAGGGCGTCGATCGTGATGCCGACATCCGCCCTGACCTGATCGAGTCGGTGATCAACCCCACCATCCCCGAGCAGTTTCGGGGCGACGACTTCGAGGTGTTCGTCAACCCGACCGGTCGCTTCGTCATCGGCGGACCCGTCGGCGACGCCGGCCTGACCGGTCGCAAGATCATCGTCGACACCTACGGCGGCTCCGCCCGCCACGGCGGCGGGGCATTCTCCGGTAAGGACCCGTCCAAGGTCGACCGCTCCGCGGCCTACGCCACCCGCTGGGTGGCCAAGAACGTGGTGGCCTCCGGCGCCGCCACCCGCTGTGAGGTGCAGGTTGCCTATGCAATCGGCATGGCCCACCCGATCTCGATCCTGGTCGAGACCTTCGGCACCGAAACGGTGGAGAACGCGAAGATCGAAGCCGCCGTGCGCGACATCTTCGACCTCCGCCCCGGGGCCATCGTCCGCGACCTCGACCTGCGCCGCCCGATCTACCGGGAGACCGCCGCCTACGGCCACTTCGGGCGCACCGGCGACGGCTTCACCTGGGAGCTGACCAACCGTGCGGACGACCTCCGCTCGGCGTTGGGGCTCTGA
- the pyrF gene encoding orotidine-5'-phosphate decarboxylase, with protein MNEQPPNNPLVPDVDEDLVVDLTDAHQGGVSVPTGVAAQPSTAPEDSPQEPHWAPPSVRNRMCLVLDTDDMVQAERSALALMPYFGVVKVGLELFSATGPNAIANLTDFGFDVFCDLKLHDIPTTVGRAARVLGGLGATFLTLHAHGGVDMMRAGVEGLAEGAANAGQTAPKALAVTVLTSDDTALDHVAPERMRWAMEAGCGGLVLAASDLHDAFTLAPRMTRVVPGIRQAGTETHDQARAATPGDAIRAGADLLVIGRAVTHADDPEAAAASIADEVSRALA; from the coding sequence ATGAACGAGCAACCCCCCAACAACCCCTTGGTGCCTGACGTCGACGAGGACCTCGTCGTGGACCTGACCGATGCCCACCAGGGTGGCGTGTCGGTGCCGACCGGAGTGGCGGCGCAGCCCTCAACCGCACCCGAGGACTCGCCGCAGGAACCACATTGGGCACCGCCCTCGGTCCGCAACCGCATGTGCCTGGTGCTGGACACCGACGACATGGTGCAGGCCGAGCGCAGCGCCCTTGCGCTGATGCCGTACTTCGGCGTGGTGAAGGTGGGCCTCGAGTTGTTTTCGGCCACCGGGCCCAACGCCATCGCCAACCTCACCGACTTTGGTTTCGACGTGTTCTGCGACCTGAAACTGCACGACATCCCCACCACGGTTGGCCGGGCCGCCCGCGTGCTCGGCGGGCTGGGCGCCACGTTCCTGACACTGCACGCCCACGGCGGCGTCGACATGATGCGGGCCGGAGTCGAGGGCCTGGCCGAGGGCGCAGCGAACGCCGGCCAGACCGCGCCCAAGGCGCTTGCCGTCACCGTGCTCACCAGCGACGACACCGCACTGGACCACGTGGCCCCCGAGCGGATGCGGTGGGCGATGGAGGCCGGGTGTGGAGGCCTCGTCCTGGCGGCGTCCGACCTGCACGACGCCTTCACCCTCGCCCCCCGCATGACCCGTGTGGTGCCCGGGATCCGCCAGGCCGGCACCGAGACCCACGATCAGGCCCGGGCGGCCACCCCGGGGGACGCAATCCGCGCGGGCGCCGACCTGCTGGTCATCGGTCGAGCCGTCACCCATGCCGACGATCCGGAGGCGGCGGCCGCCTCGATCGCCGACGAGGTGAGCCGGGCCCTCGCGTGA
- a CDS encoding guanylate kinase, which translates to MTTGTDLAGALHWVTAARQRWAQVLDALSEDAMTLGELWIEADRDPLVAQLKLLPALEARPGAKKVLTRRALDSLDLSHSVTLGRLDGAERRRLEAVCADAAKPDPDAVAAGDLADPAIVVISGPGGAGKGTVVQRLLAEDDRLWLSRSWTTRARRRGESADAYRWATPEEFAAHAAAGGFLEWVRFLDYCQGSPLPTPPEGHDVIFEVDVAGARSVRERWADARCVFIDTPSRLEQEARLRRRGDDPERVAQRLLKADEEVAAALQLGCDVVINDDLDATVAELQRLIATTRSNKARRLGYH; encoded by the coding sequence GTGACGACGGGTACCGACCTGGCTGGGGCACTGCACTGGGTCACCGCCGCCAGACAGCGGTGGGCGCAGGTGCTCGACGCACTCTCCGAGGACGCCATGACGCTCGGGGAGCTCTGGATCGAGGCCGACCGGGACCCGCTGGTCGCCCAGCTCAAGCTGCTGCCCGCCCTCGAGGCCAGGCCCGGGGCCAAGAAGGTGCTCACCAGGCGTGCGCTCGACTCGCTGGACCTGTCGCACTCGGTCACGTTGGGGCGCCTCGACGGCGCCGAACGACGACGCCTGGAGGCTGTGTGTGCCGACGCCGCCAAACCCGACCCCGACGCGGTGGCCGCCGGCGACCTCGCCGACCCGGCGATCGTGGTGATCTCGGGCCCGGGCGGCGCGGGCAAGGGCACGGTGGTGCAGCGCCTGCTGGCAGAGGACGATCGCCTGTGGCTGAGTCGGTCCTGGACCACCCGGGCCCGACGACGGGGCGAGTCGGCCGACGCCTACCGCTGGGCCACGCCCGAGGAGTTTGCAGCCCACGCCGCCGCCGGGGGGTTTCTCGAATGGGTGAGGTTTCTCGACTATTGCCAGGGCTCGCCCCTACCCACGCCTCCGGAAGGCCACGATGTGATCTTCGAGGTCGACGTGGCCGGTGCCCGCTCGGTGCGCGAACGCTGGGCCGACGCGCGCTGTGTCTTCATCGATACTCCCAGCCGGTTGGAGCAGGAGGCACGCCTTCGCCGCCGTGGGGATGATCCCGAGCGGGTCGCCCAGCGCCTGTTGAAGGCCGACGAGGAGGTGGCGGCGGCGCTCCAGTTGGGCTGCGACGTCGTGATCAACGACGACCTGGATGCCACCGTGGCCGAACTTCAACGTTTGATCGCCACCACCCGGTCCAACAAGGCCCGCCGGCTGGGCTATCATTGA